Proteins co-encoded in one Planctomycetia bacterium genomic window:
- a CDS encoding MoaD/ThiS family protein, giving the protein MIQVHFFAGLREQAKVSQIDWRWEKGLSAGQLRSQLTQRWPTIDVLLQRSTLAVNNQIVPDSFLIPDQAEVALLPPVSGG; this is encoded by the coding sequence TTGATTCAGGTACATTTCTTTGCAGGATTGCGTGAACAAGCCAAGGTATCTCAGATTGACTGGCGATGGGAGAAAGGGCTTTCTGCAGGACAGTTACGAAGCCAGTTGACGCAGCGCTGGCCAACCATCGATGTTCTGCTCCAGCGATCAACACTTGCTGTCAATAACCAGATCGTACCCGATTCTTTCCTGATACCCGACCAGGCAGAAGTTGCATTGCTGCCACCCGTGAGTGGTGGCTGA